A genomic stretch from Bordetella sp. N includes:
- the serA gene encoding phosphoglycerate dehydrogenase, with the protein MAQIVLFENVHPSGVAVFRDAGFNDIATYSSSLPPAELRAALAGAEVVGIRSRTHLDASLFKDFPSVRVVGCFCIGTNQVDLDGAMRGGVPVFNAPFSNTRSVAELVLGEAILLLRRVPEKNDRVHEGHWDKTANGAYEARGKTLGVVGYGNIGSQVGTLAESVGMRVVFHDVEAKLPLGNARAVSTLADLLAQSDVVTLHVPGGRSTENIINAETLALMKPGAILINASRGTVVDIDALHGALTSKHLGGAALDVFPVEPKSKDEPLASPLVGLPNVILTPHIAGSTQESQENIGREVAEKLVRFIQSGTTKGAVNFPELPFTEHSGTARILHIHKNVPGALGTLDNLLAEQGLNICSQNLQTRGEIGYVVTDVDGAVNDKVMAALRANPITIRCEEGTPPYRA; encoded by the coding sequence ATGGCGCAGATTGTCCTCTTCGAGAATGTTCACCCCAGCGGCGTCGCCGTTTTCCGTGATGCCGGGTTCAACGATATCGCGACCTACTCCTCGTCGCTGCCGCCCGCCGAATTGCGCGCGGCCCTGGCCGGCGCGGAAGTCGTCGGCATCCGCTCGCGCACGCACCTGGATGCGTCGCTGTTCAAGGACTTCCCGTCAGTGCGCGTGGTCGGCTGCTTCTGCATCGGCACCAACCAGGTCGACCTGGACGGTGCCATGCGCGGCGGCGTGCCTGTCTTCAACGCGCCGTTCTCGAACACTCGCTCGGTGGCTGAACTGGTGCTGGGCGAAGCCATCCTGCTGTTGCGCCGCGTGCCGGAAAAGAACGACCGCGTGCATGAAGGCCATTGGGACAAGACGGCCAACGGCGCCTATGAAGCGCGTGGCAAGACGCTGGGCGTGGTCGGCTACGGCAACATCGGCTCCCAGGTGGGCACGCTGGCTGAAAGCGTGGGCATGCGGGTCGTGTTCCATGACGTCGAGGCGAAGCTGCCCCTAGGCAATGCCCGCGCCGTGTCCACGCTGGCCGACCTGCTGGCGCAGAGCGATGTGGTGACCCTGCACGTGCCGGGCGGGCGCAGCACGGAAAACATCATCAATGCCGAAACGCTGGCGCTGATGAAGCCGGGCGCGATCCTGATCAACGCGTCGCGCGGCACCGTGGTGGACATCGATGCCCTGCACGGGGCGCTGACGTCCAAGCACCTGGGCGGCGCGGCCCTGGATGTGTTCCCGGTCGAACCCAAGAGCAAGGACGAACCCCTGGCCAGCCCGCTGGTGGGCCTGCCCAACGTCATCCTGACGCCGCACATTGCCGGCAGCACGCAGGAGTCGCAGGAAAACATCGGCCGTGAAGTGGCGGAGAAGCTGGTGCGCTTCATCCAGAGCGGCACCACCAAGGGCGCGGTGAATTTCCCCGAACTGCCGTTCACCGAGCATTCGGGCACGGCGCGCATCCTGCACATTCACAAGAACGTGCCGGGGGCCTTGGGCACGCTGGACAATCTGTTGGCCGAGCAAGGCTTGAACATCTGCAGCCAGAATTTGCAGACGCGCGGCGAGATCGGTTATGTGGTGACGGACGTTGACGGCGCCGTGAACGACAAGGTGATGGCGGCACTACGCGCCAACCCCATCACCATCCGTTGCGAGGAAGGGACCCCCCCCTACCGCGCGTAG